TAAAATTTTTGGGTTGGCAATAATTATGGAATGTGCATCATACGGTAACCCTAAAATAAGGTAAAActccatgttgtttaaaattctCAGGTGCTAATCGGGCAGaaccagaaaaagaagaaagcgGTCGGCTATTTCAACTGCACACATCTACATGCACCAGAGGGCAAGTCCCAGTTTCCTATGTGGTTCAATCAGAAAGACCCACATTCttaaaaaagaagagagaagaTGAATCAAATTTCTAACAACGTTCCCTGCGTtgtcaccaggtgatggaaaGATTCGCTGTGAGCAGCTGGACATGGTCACCAGGTGGATCAGGGATTTTCAGACTGCCCACAAACAGCCTGACGAGGAGGTGGTTTTTGACGTGCTCTGCGGGGATTTCAACTTTGATAACTGCTCACCCGGTGCGTCAGTTTCGCGGTCATAGTTGGTATTTTGTTAAGATTTTGGACATtttctgcagtgtttttttttttaagcacatGTTAGACATACTTTAATAACCTTGTAATCTGTCCTGTCTAGATGATGTTTTAGAACAGAACCACAGTTTGTTTGAGGATTACAGAGACCCTTGCAGAGCAGAAGCTGGAAAAGAGAAACCCTGGGTCATTGGttggtatttgtttttatattttaaactagactatatacagtgctttgccaaAGAATTCACACCCTGGAATTTTTCCACGTTTTGTCACCTTGTTAAGGAGGGTTGGATTCAAATCCACATCACATTTTCGATAAGATTTTCTATTTGTGAAACATGTTTATGCATCATGTTCATTTCACTTGAgtgttatgtgctactttgtgttggtttttctcTAAGAAATGTCAGCAAACAtacaactgtggctcagtaggaagagtagtcgtcttgcaatcagaaggttgtgggatcgattccagcttcctcctgccataggtcgatgtgcccctgggcaaggcacttaacctcaagttgcctactgatctgtgtatcagtgtatgaatgtgtgaacattagtgagtgtgattgggtgaatgtggctctagtgtaaagcgctttgagcggtctgtatgactggaaaagcgctatataagttcagtccatttacataCAAGTTTATggtttgtaacatgacaaaatgtggtaaAACTCCAGGGATATGAGTCCTTTTTCAAAGCTCAGTACCTACTTGCAGCAAATGTTGACAGCTCTGATTGGACTCCAtaactgtgttgtgtttttcctGAAGGTACTCTGCTGGAGCAGCCTTCTTTGTATGAGGATGATGTAAACTCACCAGAAAAGCTAcgaaggtgtttttttttttgtttttttttggctttcttctgtttattgctGGAACAAAAATATGATGAGAGgagcattttttacattttgtttattcactaAGGTGAAATGAcaaattgttgttttctttgtgtgtctgtagGACTTTGGAAGCAGAGGAGCTGAGGAAGCAGTACATCTCTCCTCCTGTTGCTAGAGAGGGCGTTCCTCTGATTTACCCAGAACCCGGCCAGCCGTGGATTGGACGTCGGATCGATTACATTCTCTACCGGGAAATCTCCATTTCAAAGCTGTGCAGAACAGTACGTTCaatgttgtgtgtttttctttcactgcCCTGTTACCATTTAACCCATGTTCCTTCGCATCATcctataaaatgtcttattaaactcagagttcatcttatattaactttatattttttcccTGCAGGAACTTGAAGAGGTGACCTTTATAACTCAGCTGGCTGGGCTGACTGATCATATTCCTGTTGGCTTGAGACTGAAAGTAATTATGGACTCTGACTATTATGATGAATGAGAGCATAATTTAAACAACATGAGACAAATGTACACAGAGTCACACAGTTTTACTTAAACTGTTTTGTTGAAATACTTGAATTGGTAGTTTTAGAGAAAGTTTCACTCACTGGTAAGTTTTTGCCTTGGGTGgaacttattttttattagtttgatGTGGTTTCACACTTTATACACATTTTATACACATTTTATACACATTTTATACATTAGAAGCTGCTCACAGATATTGCATTgatattttctttcttaaagCTATATTTTTATCCACCAAAAAGAAAATCCTTGAGAAATATTTTAGAAGAACAAATCTTTCTGTTTGGCCTTTGATGTGGCACCTAGTATGATATGAAATATCTCACTTTTCTACTCAGTTACCACAGGTACGTGCATAAACTTTACTTGCTTGATCATAAATTTTTTATATCTCTTAAGCAAATAGTTGCTTGtcaggtttttttatttttgggttgATTAAATCAGTAAGTCATGAATAGATTAGTGTGATTACTAATAAGTTGATTTGTTCAATAACTTGTGCCAGATTAGTTTGGAGagcttttttcatttaataaaagcgatctttatttaaaaaatggcattttgtgtttttttgtttcttgttctttttctgatatTAATTAATGATTAACATTTTTGATGCTCTGATACATTTATGtatgatttaaaaatatattaaaccaAATCATATCTATAAGTGGTCAAATGCTTTTTTCATGACATGGTTGAAGATAAATTTAGTGTACTCATATTGTTGATTTCataaaattaagttaaaaattCAAGTGTCAAATTCTTTTCAGGTTTAATTTagaggtaaataaaaacaggtaaATTATAATTTTCAAAATTGATATTTATTATGAGAAATGCTGACACATCTGAAATTTTCTGTCAGAAACTACCTTCttggttgaattaaaataatcttaaatcTAATGCCATCGGGTGTTTGAATATTTCTGGCTTTAACTGTAACTGTCAACATATTcatgaaagaaaatctgaaaatagtGCTATGTACTACAGATGACTATGATATAGTAATGAggtgatttaatattttactctgAAGGTGCTCAGTCTGTTTGGACTTCTTTCACAATTCCATTTAATAAACATGTCTGAAAATTCTGTCATAAATCAAGATAAACATTTTGTCAAAGCTTCTTTAAAATCCTGCTTTGCAAAATACAGCCGATTATTTCTTTCGCCGCTAGAGGGCGATAACTTCAGTTATTTTGTGCAAAGAACAACGAAGAACTGTACAAACCAATCAGAATCCAAGGACAAGAtccacttcctgtttttactgCTCGTGGATAACATTAACAGAGAGCGACAGTtttgttcttagcttcaaaatCATGAGTTTTATGTGTAGATTCAGGATACTGATATcatcagtttgtaggaaaagtAGTTTATTAGATGACTCGGCTATGTCTAGATGCCTCAGTATGTTTTCCAAAGCTCGGTGCCACAGACTTCCTGTTGAGTTATCCTCATGTCAACAACACTGGCGTCAGGGAGCGTCTCCTAGGTGTCTCTTTGAGTCAAAAAGACGTTATACAGACCGAGGTGAGAGCAGACTTACAGAAAGAACGGAGAAATTCGAAGAGCAAACCGATGAGATGGAGGATAACAGGAGGACCATCAACTCCCAGAACCAGGGTTAATAATCATGGAATAAATACATGCAAATTAAATATGTCACAAAATTCTTAGAGATGCCGCAACCAGTTTTTCCTTGGCCGGGACTGATTTCTGGTTTTCTCCAAGCTCTGATCTGCAGATTTCAATTCTGTCAAGGTCTAATTTTCCTGCTTTCATTTGGCCTTAAATaatgaatttgactgcattgtagGTATGATTGGAGTGAACTGACTACGATCCTCTCTTTATACATTGATCTGTTTGTTGAATTGGATGTATAAATGTGATAAATTGAACTGATTTGAACTGTAGTTCAATCCAACGGCAGCAGTGTCGTCAGTGCATTGTCCTAAAATCTGTATACCGCTGGAAGTTTTCAATCCGAGATTTCATTTCTTTTCCCCAGGATTTTCCGAGACGTTCAACCTCGACGTCCTGGTCTCTCTACTGCGTCAGGAAAATGCTGTGGACCTGTGTGTGATTAAAGTGCCGGATCATATCCAATATGCAGAGTACTTTATTGTTGTCAGTGGTGTATCACCAAGACATCTCCGCGCCATGGCTCTTTATGCCATCAAAGTGGTAGCTATTCTTAATTTGCTTTCTGTTAGATACATTTGAAATCCGGCCTGCATTTGCTTCAAAGCCTGTGCTAAGAACTGCTCTCCTTCAGTACAAGTTTCTGAGGAAAGATGGAGAACTACATGTCAAGATTGAAGGCAAGGGTGCAGATGACTGGATGTGTGTTGACTTTGGTGAGTAAATCCAATCCTTAACAAAATGGTTTATTCCTACTGGTGTCAGCTGTTAGAGAAGTTGAAAAAACGTTTATTCCTCCTCAGGTAACATGGTTGTTCACCTCATGCTGCCTGAGACCAGGGAAGTGTATGAACTGGAGAAACTGTGGACTCTGCGTGCCTACGATGAGCAGCTGAGGAAAATTCCTTCAGAGATGCTTCCAGAAGACTTCGTATTTGATGCCGAGCTCACAAAGTGACTGTATATTTAAACAGAACCAGTAGTTAACTAATTCAAATGGACATTCAGTGTTTTCCTCATTTTTTTCAGTGATTGGTTAGTgcatttgcttttgttttaaataaaaaaaaatgaaaaggatcagtcctttgtttattttaggtTGCTCCTACGTCACACTGATAAAGTTTTCTACCTCCTTAATATTTGCAGCACGTCGCATTTATTGGCAAGCCTCGTAAAGATGTGTAAGAAgcctaaaataaatacatatcttattgcagtagcataatgtcACACTGGAAGAACTTGTTGCAGTGAGTTTTTGGAGAtttgttgaattttattttatctcttttaCCATTTAGCT
This genomic stretch from Girardinichthys multiradiatus isolate DD_20200921_A chromosome 3, DD_fGirMul_XY1, whole genome shotgun sequence harbors:
- the malsu1 gene encoding mitochondrial assembly of ribosomal large subunit protein 1 isoform X1, coding for MSFMCRFRILISSVCRKSSLLDDSAMSRCLSMFSKARCHRLPVELSSCQQHWRQGASPRCLFESKRRYTDRGESRLTERTEKFEEQTDEMEDNRRTINSQNQGFSETFNLDVLVSLLRQENAVDLCVIKVPDHIQYAEYFIVVSGVSPRHLRAMALYAIKVYKFLRKDGELHVKIEGKGADDWMCVDFGNMVVHLMLPETREVYELEKLWTLRAYDEQLRKIPSEMLPEDFVFDAELTK
- the malsu1 gene encoding mitochondrial assembly of ribosomal large subunit protein 1 isoform X2, which encodes MSFMCRFRILISSVCRKSSLLDDSAMSRCLSMFSKARCHRLPVELSSCQQHWRQGASPRCLFESKRRYTDRGFSETFNLDVLVSLLRQENAVDLCVIKVPDHIQYAEYFIVVSGVSPRHLRAMALYAIKVYKFLRKDGELHVKIEGKGADDWMCVDFGNMVVHLMLPETREVYELEKLWTLRAYDEQLRKIPSEMLPEDFVFDAELTK